Below is a window of Tissierellales bacterium DNA.
GTAAATGTAGCCTCTTGCTTTTATTGACCAATGACCTTGTCTCCATCATATCTTTTCCTCCAGCGTTGAACCTGTTGACGACTAGTATGATATCTCCTTGCTGCTTTTGCATTATTATCATATTTAATTGCATATTTAACTGCCCTTTGACGAAATCTCATCTCTTCTGTTATAATTGTTTTCATAAGGAAGGATCCCTCCGATTTTTGTTTGTTCTGGTAAACAACATTATATCAGAGGTCTTTCCTTTTTT
It encodes the following:
- a CDS encoding helix-turn-helix domain-containing protein, producing the protein MKTIITEEMRFRQRAVKYAIKYDNNAKAARRYHTSRQQVQRWRKRYDGDKVIGQ